A section of the Streptomyces sp. Je 1-369 genome encodes:
- a CDS encoding SDR family oxidoreductase, whose product MTGETSVGNRQDVGDGGQPLALVTGAGRSAGIAASVVRELARAGWDVAFTYWTPYDARMQWGSEPGAPEELREQAASLGARTFAVEADLSDPAVPAGLFDDVERELGNVTALVLCHCESVDSGLLDTTVESFDLHYAVNARATWLLIREYGTRFRGRHGSGRILSLTSDDTAGNLPYGASKGAMDRITLAAALELAHLGVTCNAINPGPTDTGWMTDEQKADMIRFTPLGRLGVPRDCAHLVTFLCSAEGGWINGQLLQSNGGMT is encoded by the coding sequence ATGACTGGTGAGACGTCCGTGGGGAATCGGCAGGACGTGGGAGACGGGGGGCAGCCGCTTGCCCTGGTCACGGGGGCGGGACGGTCGGCGGGGATCGCGGCGTCCGTCGTACGGGAGCTGGCGCGGGCCGGGTGGGACGTGGCCTTCACATACTGGACGCCGTATGACGCGCGGATGCAGTGGGGGAGCGAGCCGGGTGCGCCCGAGGAGCTGCGGGAGCAGGCGGCATCCCTCGGGGCGAGAACGTTCGCGGTCGAGGCAGACCTGAGCGACCCGGCCGTACCGGCAGGGCTCTTCGACGATGTCGAGCGTGAGCTGGGAAACGTCACCGCGCTGGTGCTCTGCCATTGCGAGTCGGTCGACTCCGGCTTGCTTGACACCACCGTGGAGAGCTTCGACCTGCACTACGCGGTCAACGCGCGGGCGACCTGGCTGCTGATCCGGGAGTACGGGACGCGGTTCCGCGGGCGGCACGGCAGCGGCCGTATCCTCAGCCTGACCAGCGACGACACCGCGGGGAACCTGCCGTACGGTGCCAGCAAGGGGGCGATGGACCGGATTACGCTGGCCGCGGCGCTGGAGCTCGCGCACCTGGGAGTGACCTGCAACGCGATCAATCCTGGACCGACCGACACCGGGTGGATGACCGATGAGCAGAAGGCGGACATGATCCGCTTCACGCCGTTGGGACGCCTCGGCGTACCGCGGGACTGCGCGCATCTAGTCACGTTCCTGTGCTCCGCAGAGGGCGGATGGATCAACGGCCAGCTTCTCCAGAGCAACGGTGGCATGACATGA
- a CDS encoding cytochrome P450 family protein, whose product MTDPTQDPGFLQNPYPSYAAMRSACPVQPVSAGSGGRTSYLITGYAEARTALGDARLSKDTAVFFADKGSRRRLHPAVAHTMLASDPPRHTRLRKLVTKAFTTGAVRKLRPFIARTTDDLLDEWPEGGRCDFVAGLAVPLPVMVICELLGVPQADRPDVQRWSAELFAAGEPDVIDAASHALADYMTGLIAAKRLAPGDSLLDRLIAARDGDDRLGEEELVSLAVLLLVAGHETTTNFLGNAVLALLQHPDELTHLLGNPDDVPGVLDELLRHDSPVSTATFRFTKEAVTLGGTDIPAGAPVLVALGAANRDPARFPSPDSLDLERDASAHLGFGHGIHRCVGAPLAKAEAEIALRAVLTRFPAIRLAVPPDQLTWRRTRLVRGLASLPVLT is encoded by the coding sequence ATGACAGACCCGACTCAGGACCCGGGCTTCCTTCAGAACCCGTACCCGTCCTACGCGGCCATGCGCTCCGCCTGTCCGGTGCAGCCTGTCTCCGCCGGGTCCGGCGGGCGTACCAGCTACCTGATCACCGGCTACGCGGAGGCCAGGACGGCTCTGGGCGACGCGCGGCTGTCGAAGGACACGGCCGTCTTCTTCGCGGACAAGGGCTCACGCCGCCGCCTGCACCCGGCGGTCGCGCACACCATGCTGGCCAGCGACCCGCCCCGGCACACCAGGCTGCGCAAACTGGTGACCAAGGCGTTCACGACAGGGGCCGTCAGGAAGCTGCGTCCGTTCATCGCACGCACCACGGACGATCTGCTGGACGAGTGGCCGGAGGGCGGGCGATGCGACTTCGTGGCGGGCCTCGCGGTGCCGCTGCCAGTCATGGTCATCTGCGAACTGCTCGGAGTTCCGCAGGCCGACCGGCCGGACGTCCAGCGCTGGTCGGCGGAGCTGTTCGCGGCGGGAGAACCGGACGTCATCGACGCGGCCTCCCACGCGCTGGCCGACTACATGACGGGTCTCATCGCCGCCAAGCGCCTGGCACCCGGCGACTCGCTCCTCGACCGGCTCATCGCGGCCCGCGACGGGGACGACCGCCTGGGCGAGGAGGAGCTCGTCTCCCTGGCGGTGCTGCTGCTCGTCGCCGGACACGAGACCACCACCAACTTCCTCGGCAACGCCGTCCTGGCGCTGCTCCAGCACCCGGACGAGCTGACCCACCTCCTCGGGAACCCGGACGACGTCCCTGGCGTGCTGGACGAGTTGCTCCGCCACGACTCGCCCGTGAGCACGGCCACCTTCAGATTCACCAAGGAAGCCGTCACGCTCGGCGGTACCGACATCCCGGCCGGCGCCCCGGTCCTGGTCGCTCTCGGAGCAGCCAACCGCGACCCGGCACGCTTCCCGTCCCCGGACTCGCTCGACCTGGAGCGAGACGCTTCCGCCCACCTCGGCTTCGGCCACGGCATCCACCGCTGCGTCGGCGCTCCCCTGGCCAAGGCGGAGGCGGAGATCGCCCTGCGAGCGGTGCTCACCCGCTTCCCCGCGATCCGGCTCGCCGTCCCGCCCGACCAATTGACCTGGCGCCGCACCCGCCTCGTACGCGGCCTCGCATCGCTCCCGGTCCTGACGTAG
- a CDS encoding helix-turn-helix domain-containing protein, translating into MAAKLDYHWHLRKVMADRGMFSTTDLIPPLAERGISLSSSQVYRLVVERPERLSLKILMALLDILDCTMDDLIEPIAVAGAVKKPKKAAVGGGPSSGSEGLGGLRPKRARIKAVDQSCPLLTSLTASSRTRSV; encoded by the coding sequence ATGGCCGCCAAGCTCGACTACCACTGGCACCTGCGCAAAGTCATGGCCGACCGCGGGATGTTCTCCACCACCGACCTCATCCCTCCGCTCGCCGAACGCGGCATCAGCCTGTCGTCGAGCCAGGTCTACCGGCTCGTCGTCGAGCGACCGGAGCGACTGAGCCTGAAGATCCTCATGGCCCTGCTCGACATCCTCGACTGCACCATGGACGACCTCATCGAGCCCATCGCGGTGGCCGGGGCCGTGAAGAAGCCGAAGAAGGCGGCCGTCGGTGGCGGCCCGTCATCCGGTTCAGAGGGACTTGGCGGGCTGCGGCCAAAGCGGGCCAGGATCAAGGCCGTTGATCAGTCGTGTCCACTGCTGACCAGCTTGACCGCGTCGTCGCGGACCCGATCGGTCTGA
- a CDS encoding SHOCT domain-containing protein gives MFKRDPEKSAQKAAEREEKQRARAQAADKRHAEKEALKAWRNRHPAEKTMNTAAMMHLWPSSKFGLTSQGPVLGGQAEFVDAGAHKAWTATRLAGGVATGGLSALATGRKNKGAAVINVTFGNGAAQTYSVTPDSTNLRAANQYVNAFNMLAALLAAEEGSAPLPPEVQPQVQSVADELSKLKALLEQGVLTQDEFDKQKTRLLGT, from the coding sequence ATGTTCAAGCGCGACCCGGAGAAATCTGCGCAGAAGGCTGCTGAGCGCGAAGAGAAGCAGCGCGCCCGAGCGCAAGCAGCGGACAAACGGCATGCGGAGAAAGAGGCATTGAAGGCATGGCGCAACCGGCACCCTGCTGAGAAGACGATGAACACCGCGGCAATGATGCACTTGTGGCCGTCATCAAAATTCGGTCTGACCTCGCAAGGACCGGTGCTCGGCGGGCAAGCAGAGTTCGTGGATGCCGGCGCTCACAAGGCGTGGACGGCCACAAGGCTCGCCGGCGGAGTCGCGACAGGTGGCCTCTCCGCCCTGGCCACCGGACGCAAGAACAAAGGCGCGGCGGTCATCAACGTGACCTTTGGGAACGGGGCTGCGCAGACGTACAGCGTGACACCGGACTCCACCAACCTGCGCGCGGCCAACCAATACGTGAATGCGTTCAACATGCTCGCCGCACTGCTGGCCGCCGAGGAGGGATCCGCCCCGCTGCCTCCAGAAGTTCAGCCTCAGGTTCAGTCGGTGGCCGACGAGCTCAGCAAACTCAAGGCACTTCTCGAACAAGGAGTGCTCACGCAGGACGAGTTCGACAAACAGAAGACGCGGTTGCTCGGAACTTGA
- a CDS encoding DUF4232 domain-containing protein: MSSYGRTRRITRTTALAAAAAIAAPVGLLAGAGSASAAAPTCRTDQLRASWSDKGTVKSGAPTGKQEKAVVELKNSGSETCTLKGQPDVTLTQKGEDSETLRGSGAKVEEKLVALDPGKSTTFGLVFLSEKDEPKQGFTPGTAVVTPPGSKGSLDLPWKWGPVTRQEAATHPGNWVGPVGADVQVSGENGGGKSGATKDVDCGQGWHGLSIRAVTEHGKAACPTAQKVTDAYGKALDAKKKPPVTVTVNGSAWKCDEKQGEVNPYQECVSTKEQGEKVQLLS, encoded by the coding sequence ATGAGCAGTTACGGACGCACGCGTCGTATCACCCGTACCACCGCACTGGCCGCCGCCGCGGCCATCGCCGCCCCGGTGGGGCTTCTGGCAGGTGCCGGGAGCGCATCGGCGGCAGCTCCCACCTGTCGGACGGATCAGCTTCGGGCGTCGTGGAGCGACAAGGGCACCGTCAAGTCCGGTGCCCCTACGGGCAAGCAGGAGAAAGCCGTCGTGGAGCTGAAGAACTCCGGCTCCGAGACCTGCACCCTCAAGGGGCAGCCGGACGTGACCCTGACGCAGAAGGGGGAGGACAGCGAGACGCTGCGGGGGAGCGGTGCCAAGGTCGAGGAGAAACTCGTGGCCCTCGATCCGGGCAAGAGCACGACGTTCGGTCTCGTCTTCCTCAGCGAGAAGGACGAGCCGAAGCAGGGCTTCACCCCGGGGACGGCGGTCGTGACCCCTCCGGGCAGCAAGGGTTCCCTGGACCTGCCCTGGAAGTGGGGGCCGGTGACCAGGCAGGAGGCTGCGACCCACCCGGGCAACTGGGTCGGACCCGTCGGCGCGGACGTTCAGGTGTCCGGGGAGAACGGCGGCGGGAAGAGTGGCGCCACGAAGGATGTCGACTGCGGCCAGGGGTGGCACGGTCTGAGCATCCGCGCCGTCACCGAGCACGGCAAGGCCGCGTGTCCCACGGCGCAGAAGGTTACCGACGCGTACGGCAAGGCCTTGGACGCGAAGAAGAAGCCGCCCGTCACCGTGACCGTGAACGGCTCGGCGTGGAAGTGCGACGAGAAGCAGGGCGAGGTGAACCCCTACCAGGAGTGCGTCAGCACGAAGGAGCAGGGCGAGAAGGTGCAGCTGCTCTCCTGA
- a CDS encoding SH3 domain-containing protein, which translates to MAIALASVAFTGVAQADTQHVRDAGAPVAAPAAAPVKGTVTSRIGVNVRQYPTSNSKIVGSYRYRQVIDLVCKKTNGQPVNGNRVWYKVNKPNGWVTARFVKNHAEVPLCK; encoded by the coding sequence ATGGCCATTGCGCTCGCTTCCGTGGCCTTCACCGGTGTCGCGCAGGCGGACACCCAGCACGTGCGGGACGCCGGCGCCCCGGTGGCCGCCCCGGCCGCGGCACCGGTCAAGGGCACGGTCACCTCACGGATCGGAGTCAACGTACGGCAGTACCCGACCAGCAACTCGAAGATCGTCGGGTCCTACCGCTACCGTCAGGTCATCGACCTGGTCTGCAAGAAGACGAACGGGCAGCCGGTCAACGGAAACCGCGTCTGGTACAAGGTCAACAAGCCCAACGGCTGGGTCACCGCCCGCTTCGTGAAGAACCACGCCGAGGTGCCCCTCTGTAAGTAG
- a CDS encoding sensor histidine kinase: MLLKRLSDWGADHPSWSTAQKCAVAAFLLSLTVLDDVLLERLPPLQNAFAVGSAVVAGLCAVPLESVSRTIRAGIAVVASWTTTLFLLAGDDAAGAWGVGELVALLLLLVGTVWRGSDHAAAILGPPLAVACIAIPARDSDPHEWTLAITLITVIVAAFSLLLRTQSEQRVRDLDALRAAERRELARELHDVVAHHVTGIVVQTKAARFAAQDPEEGARVPQETSAMLERIEREATEALGAMRRLVAVMRRADPGRPVTTAPVASLADTRKLVADFAGGDCPDISLFIEPGIEDLLPPDVTAGVHRIVREALTNVRKHAADARHVRITLTTVDSDLELKIVDDGRTAAALPERARGGGFGIEGMRERAAAMGGSLRTGPLPGGGWQNVAVLPLRPATTPRPVL, translated from the coding sequence GTGCTCCTGAAGCGCCTCTCGGACTGGGGGGCGGATCACCCGTCCTGGTCCACGGCGCAGAAGTGCGCGGTGGCGGCCTTCCTGCTGTCCCTGACGGTGCTGGACGACGTCCTGCTGGAACGGCTCCCGCCCCTGCAGAACGCGTTCGCCGTCGGTTCGGCGGTCGTGGCCGGCCTGTGCGCGGTCCCGCTGGAGAGCGTGTCGCGCACCATCAGGGCAGGCATCGCGGTGGTCGCCTCGTGGACCACCACGCTCTTCCTCCTCGCGGGCGACGACGCCGCCGGCGCCTGGGGCGTGGGCGAGCTCGTCGCGCTTCTGTTGTTGCTGGTGGGCACGGTGTGGCGGGGCTCGGACCACGCCGCGGCGATCCTGGGGCCTCCCCTGGCCGTGGCCTGCATCGCGATTCCCGCCCGTGACTCGGACCCGCACGAATGGACGCTGGCGATCACGCTCATCACGGTGATCGTCGCGGCTTTCTCGCTCCTGCTGCGCACGCAGTCGGAGCAGCGCGTACGAGACCTCGACGCACTGCGCGCGGCCGAACGGCGCGAGCTCGCCCGCGAGTTGCACGACGTGGTCGCGCATCACGTCACCGGCATCGTCGTACAGACCAAGGCCGCACGCTTCGCCGCGCAGGACCCGGAAGAGGGTGCGCGTGTCCCTCAGGAGACATCCGCCATGCTGGAACGCATCGAGCGGGAGGCGACGGAGGCCCTGGGCGCCATGCGCCGGCTCGTGGCCGTGATGCGGCGCGCCGACCCGGGCAGGCCCGTGACCACGGCACCCGTGGCGAGCCTGGCGGACACGCGGAAGCTGGTAGCCGACTTCGCCGGGGGCGACTGCCCTGATATCTCCCTGTTCATCGAACCCGGCATCGAGGACCTTCTGCCGCCCGACGTGACGGCCGGTGTGCACCGCATCGTTCGCGAGGCGCTCACCAACGTGCGCAAGCACGCGGCCGACGCACGGCACGTACGCATCACCCTCACGACGGTCGATTCCGACCTGGAGCTGAAGATCGTCGACGACGGGCGCACCGCGGCGGCACTGCCCGAGCGGGCCAGGGGCGGCGGCTTCGGCATCGAGGGGATGCGGGAGCGGGCGGCGGCGATGGGCGGCAGCCTCCGGACGGGTCCGCTGCCGGGCGGCGGCTGGCAGAACGTCGCCGTGCTGCCGCTGCGCCCTGCGACGACGCCGCGTCCCGTGCTCTAG
- a CDS encoding response regulator yields MAISVVIADDQDMVRMGFRMILEKSPGIDVLADVADGDAALETARRLKPDVLLADIRMPGIDGLEVTRRLCAEATTLEDCRPRVLIVTTFDDDEYVRKALQHGASGFLLKDASPELLVEAVRAAAAGDSLISPAITVRMLKDWTSAGPTASRQPTEELTGRERDVVRLLANGMTNAEIAGELFVSQSTVKAHLAHVQTKLAARNRVEIAVWAWESGLARG; encoded by the coding sequence ATGGCGATCAGCGTGGTCATCGCCGATGACCAGGACATGGTCCGCATGGGTTTTCGGATGATCCTGGAGAAGAGCCCGGGCATCGACGTCCTCGCCGATGTGGCGGACGGCGACGCCGCGTTGGAGACGGCACGGCGCCTGAAGCCGGATGTGCTGCTCGCCGACATCCGGATGCCCGGAATCGACGGCCTGGAGGTCACGCGTCGGCTGTGCGCGGAGGCGACGACCCTGGAGGACTGCCGGCCCCGGGTGCTGATCGTCACCACCTTCGACGACGACGAATACGTCCGTAAGGCCTTGCAGCACGGAGCCAGCGGGTTCCTGCTCAAGGACGCCAGCCCCGAACTGCTCGTGGAGGCCGTGCGCGCGGCTGCGGCCGGGGACTCGCTGATCTCGCCGGCCATCACCGTACGGATGCTGAAGGACTGGACGTCCGCCGGGCCTACCGCGAGTCGGCAGCCGACGGAGGAACTCACCGGCCGCGAGCGTGACGTCGTACGGCTGCTGGCCAACGGCATGACCAACGCGGAGATCGCCGGCGAGCTGTTCGTCTCCCAGTCGACCGTCAAGGCGCACCTTGCCCACGTGCAGACGAAACTCGCCGCGCGCAACCGCGTCGAGATCGCCGTGTGGGCCTGGGAGAGCGGTCTGGCCCGCGGCTGA
- a CDS encoding acyl carrier protein, whose translation MTSTDNTPGQDATELEKQLAAATPEEREKLLTDTIRTQAGTLLNTTLSDDSNFLENGLNSLTALELTKTLMTLTGMEIAMVAIVENPTPAQLAHHLGQELAHTTA comes from the coding sequence ATGACCAGCACCGACAACACTCCCGGCCAGGACGCCACCGAGCTGGAGAAGCAGCTCGCCGCGGCCACCCCCGAGGAGCGCGAGAAGCTCCTCACCGACACCATCCGCACGCAGGCCGGCACCCTCCTCAACACCACGCTGAGCGACGACAGCAACTTCCTGGAGAACGGCCTCAACTCCCTCACCGCCCTCGAACTCACCAAGACCCTGATGACGCTGACCGGCATGGAGATCGCGATGGTCGCCATCGTCGAGAACCCGACCCCGGCCCAGCTCGCCCACCACCTCGGCCAGGAACTCGCCCACACGACCGCATAG
- a CDS encoding type I polyketide synthase, whose translation MANEEKLVEYLKWTTAELHQTQQQLRDLKAAQHEPVAVVSTACRLPGRTRTPDDLWDLVSEGRDAVTGFPDDRTWELPEDPPYAQLGGFLDDAAGFDAGFFDIGATEAVATEPLQRLMLHLAWETVERGHIAPHTLRSTLTGVYVGATGHDYATRLETAPDELLPYLGGGTSGSLVSGRIAYALGLEGPAISVDTACSSSLVALHLACQALRRGECRLALAGGGTVMSTPHTFHAFAHQKSLAQNGRCKPFAAAADGMGLGEGVGLVLLERLSDARRNGHPVLAVIRGSAVNQDGAGYGLAAPNGPSQQHVIRAALADAGLTPDQVDAVEAHGTGTPIGDAIEVQALLATYGAGRSPDRPLWLGSVKSNTGHTQGAAGTAALIKMVQAFKHDTLPPTLHVDRPTPLAAWKKGAVRLLTEAVDWPRRDEPRRVGISAFATSGTNAHLILEEPPAPDAPVDTDTAVPGLPVAWPLSARTPEALQEQAKALVTHLTSADPAPSPAEVAHSLAATRSPLEHRAVLTGTDTTGLLSVARALAAGDDHPDLTRTPADATPKRVAWHFDGTPAVGIGAAAADLSAAFPLFAATLAEIRTLLDTHVAASLTASLPATASESLHFALHTALARVLLEAGVHAHTVGGTGTGHITAAYAAGVLDLDDACRLAATHFTASAEGGPPTPETYKPVLKDLTFRPATLALTGTAPADTPLSSPDYWHHHLTSAAPGPTPTPDPETHTLLDLSTFPDSLAVHTVLTALARLHTSGGTVDWTPLTRRTPRPRTIDLPTYPFQATRYWLHDHTTHTAV comes from the coding sequence GTGGCGAACGAAGAGAAGCTCGTCGAGTACCTCAAGTGGACGACCGCCGAGCTGCACCAGACCCAGCAGCAGCTGCGCGACCTCAAGGCCGCACAGCACGAGCCGGTCGCCGTCGTCTCGACGGCCTGCCGGCTCCCCGGCAGGACCCGCACCCCGGACGACCTGTGGGACCTGGTGTCGGAGGGGCGCGACGCCGTCACCGGTTTCCCCGACGACCGCACGTGGGAGCTCCCCGAGGACCCCCCGTACGCGCAACTCGGCGGTTTCCTCGACGACGCGGCCGGATTCGACGCGGGCTTCTTCGACATCGGCGCGACCGAGGCCGTCGCCACCGAACCCCTGCAACGGCTCATGCTCCACCTCGCCTGGGAGACCGTCGAACGCGGCCACATCGCCCCGCACACGCTGCGCTCCACCCTGACCGGCGTCTACGTCGGCGCCACCGGGCACGACTACGCGACACGCCTGGAGACCGCACCCGACGAGCTGCTGCCCTATCTCGGCGGCGGCACGTCCGGCAGTCTCGTCTCCGGCCGCATCGCGTACGCCCTCGGCCTCGAAGGCCCCGCCATCAGCGTCGACACGGCCTGCTCGTCCTCGCTGGTCGCCCTCCACCTGGCCTGTCAGGCGCTGCGCCGCGGCGAGTGCCGGCTGGCCCTGGCGGGCGGCGGCACCGTCATGTCGACCCCGCACACCTTCCATGCCTTCGCGCATCAGAAGTCCCTTGCGCAGAACGGCCGTTGCAAGCCGTTCGCGGCCGCGGCGGACGGCATGGGGCTGGGCGAGGGGGTCGGCCTGGTCCTCCTCGAGCGGCTCAGCGACGCCCGGCGCAACGGCCATCCCGTACTCGCCGTCATCCGCGGCTCCGCGGTCAACCAGGACGGCGCGGGCTACGGCCTGGCGGCCCCCAACGGCCCCTCCCAGCAGCACGTGATCCGCGCCGCGCTCGCCGACGCCGGGCTCACCCCCGACCAGGTCGACGCCGTCGAGGCACACGGGACGGGCACGCCCATCGGCGACGCCATCGAGGTGCAGGCCCTCCTCGCGACCTACGGCGCGGGACGCTCCCCCGATCGTCCCCTGTGGCTCGGCTCCGTCAAGTCCAACACCGGGCACACGCAGGGCGCGGCCGGTACCGCGGCGCTCATCAAGATGGTCCAGGCGTTCAAGCACGACACGCTGCCGCCGACCCTCCACGTCGACCGGCCCACCCCGCTCGCCGCCTGGAAGAAGGGCGCGGTCCGGCTGCTCACCGAGGCGGTCGACTGGCCGCGCCGCGACGAGCCCCGCCGGGTCGGCATCTCCGCCTTCGCCACGTCCGGGACCAACGCCCACCTCATCCTCGAAGAGCCTCCGGCGCCGGACGCCCCCGTCGACACCGACACCGCGGTGCCCGGACTCCCGGTGGCCTGGCCCCTGTCCGCACGTACCCCCGAAGCCCTCCAGGAACAGGCGAAGGCACTCGTCACCCACCTGACGTCCGCCGACCCCGCCCCCTCCCCCGCCGAGGTCGCCCACTCACTCGCCGCCACCCGCAGCCCCCTGGAGCACCGAGCCGTCCTCACCGGCACGGACACCACCGGCCTCCTCAGCGTCGCCCGTGCCCTGGCCGCGGGCGACGACCATCCCGACCTGACCCGCACGCCCGCGGACGCCACTCCCAAGAGGGTCGCCTGGCACTTCGACGGCACGCCTGCCGTCGGCATCGGGGCAGCGGCCGCCGACCTCAGCGCGGCCTTCCCCCTCTTCGCGGCAACGCTCGCCGAGATCCGGACCCTCCTGGACACCCACGTCGCCGCGTCCCTCACCGCGTCTCTCCCCGCCACCGCATCCGAGTCCCTGCACTTCGCGCTGCACACGGCGCTCGCCCGCGTGCTGCTGGAGGCCGGAGTGCACGCCCACACGGTCGGCGGGACCGGCACCGGCCACATCACCGCCGCCTACGCGGCGGGCGTCCTGGACCTCGACGACGCGTGCCGCCTGGCCGCGACCCACTTCACGGCCTCCGCGGAGGGCGGGCCGCCCACCCCCGAGACGTACAAACCGGTGCTGAAGGACCTGACGTTCCGGCCCGCGACGCTCGCGCTCACCGGCACCGCCCCGGCCGACACCCCCCTGTCCTCCCCCGACTACTGGCACCACCACCTCACCTCCGCGGCCCCCGGCCCCACCCCCACCCCTGACCCCGAGACCCACACCCTCCTCGACCTGAGCACCTTCCCCGACTCGCTCGCCGTGCACACGGTGCTGACGGCGCTCGCGCGGCTCCACACCTCGGGCGGCACGGTCGACTGGACGCCCCTCACACGGCGTACACCGCGGCCCCGGACCATCGACCTCCCGACGTACCCCTTCCAGGCCACGCGTTACTGGCTGCACGACCACACCACGCACACCGCGGTGTGA
- a CDS encoding alpha/beta fold hydrolase yields MKNLRVPVSQTVSLNVRHLPAGGSGAAERPFLLLHGMLSNARMWDEVSGRLAAAGHPVYAVDHRGHGESDAPPDGYENAAVVTDLVEAVTALGLSGALVAGHSWGAHLALRLTAERPDLVAGLALIDGGWYEFDGPVMRAFWERTADVVRRAQQGTTSAADMRAYLKATHPEWSSTSVEARLADYRVGPDGLLIPRMTSEQVMSIVESLQREAPADWYPKITVPVRLLPLIPAIPQLSEQVRAWVAAAEAALEQVSVRWYPGSDHDLHAGAPDEIAADLLLLAREVTGSAR; encoded by the coding sequence GTGAAGAACCTCCGCGTCCCCGTGTCGCAGACCGTCTCCCTCAACGTCCGGCACCTGCCCGCAGGCGGATCGGGTGCCGCGGAGCGTCCGTTCCTGCTGCTGCACGGCATGCTGTCGAACGCCCGCATGTGGGACGAGGTCTCCGGGCGGCTCGCCGCCGCCGGGCACCCGGTGTACGCCGTCGACCACCGCGGCCACGGCGAGTCGGACGCACCACCGGACGGCTACGAGAACGCGGCCGTCGTCACGGACCTGGTCGAGGCGGTCACCGCCCTCGGCCTGTCCGGCGCGCTGGTGGCCGGGCACTCCTGGGGCGCGCACCTCGCGCTGCGCCTGACGGCCGAACGCCCCGACCTGGTGGCCGGTCTGGCCCTGATCGACGGCGGCTGGTACGAGTTCGACGGACCGGTGATGCGGGCCTTCTGGGAACGCACCGCCGACGTGGTGCGGCGCGCTCAGCAGGGCACCACGAGCGCCGCCGACATGCGCGCCTACCTGAAGGCCACGCACCCGGAGTGGTCGTCCACCTCCGTCGAGGCACGCCTCGCGGACTACCGCGTCGGACCGGACGGCCTGCTCATCCCCCGCATGACCTCGGAACAGGTCATGTCGATCGTCGAGAGCCTGCAACGCGAGGCCCCCGCCGACTGGTACCCGAAGATCACCGTGCCGGTCCGGCTGCTCCCCCTCATCCCCGCCATCCCCCAACTGTCCGAGCAGGTACGCGCATGGGTCGCCGCGGCGGAGGCGGCCCTGGAACAGGTGAGCGTGCGCTGGTATCCGGGCTCCGACCACGATCTGCACGCGGGCGCACCCGACGAGATCGCCGCCGACCTCCTCCTCCTGGCGCGCGAGGTGACGGGGTCCGCGAGGTGA
- a CDS encoding SAM-dependent methyltransferase, giving the protein MTDNATTKKPPTVNKTVAPEPSDIGHYYDHKVFDLMTQLGDGNLHYGYWFDSGEQEATFDQAMVQMTDEMIRRLDPAPGDRVLDIGCGNGTPAMQLARARDIEVVGISVSARQVERGNRRARAAGLADRVRFEQVDAMNLPFDDASFDHCWALESMLHMPDKQQVLTEALRVVKPGARMPIADMVYLNPDPSKPRTATVSDTTIYAALTDIGDYPGIFRAAGWTVLELTDITSETAKTYDGYVEWIRAHRDEYVDIIGVEGYELFLHNQAALGKMPELGYIFATAQRP; this is encoded by the coding sequence GTGACGGACAACGCGACGACCAAGAAGCCCCCGACGGTGAACAAGACCGTCGCCCCCGAGCCGAGCGACATCGGCCACTACTACGACCACAAGGTCTTCGACCTGATGACTCAGCTCGGAGACGGCAACCTGCACTACGGCTACTGGTTCGACAGCGGCGAGCAGGAGGCCACGTTCGACCAGGCCATGGTCCAGATGACCGACGAGATGATCCGGCGTCTCGACCCCGCACCCGGCGACCGCGTCCTCGACATCGGCTGCGGCAACGGCACCCCCGCCATGCAACTGGCCCGCGCCCGCGACATCGAAGTGGTCGGCATCTCCGTGAGCGCCCGCCAGGTCGAGCGCGGCAACCGCAGGGCGCGTGCGGCGGGGCTCGCCGACCGGGTCAGGTTCGAGCAGGTCGACGCCATGAACCTGCCGTTCGACGACGCGTCGTTCGACCACTGCTGGGCCCTGGAGTCCATGCTCCACATGCCCGACAAGCAGCAGGTCCTCACCGAGGCCCTCCGCGTGGTGAAGCCCGGCGCGCGGATGCCGATCGCCGACATGGTCTACCTCAACCCCGACCCGAGCAAGCCGCGTACCGCCACGGTCAGCGACACCACGATCTACGCCGCGCTCACCGACATCGGCGACTACCCCGGCATCTTCCGCGCCGCCGGCTGGACGGTCCTCGAACTGACCGACATCACCAGCGAGACCGCCAAGACGTACGACGGCTACGTCGAGTGGATCCGCGCCCACCGTGACGAGTACGTCGACATCATCGGCGTAGAGGGCTACGAGCTCTTCCTGCACAACCAGGCCGCCCTCGGCAAGATGCCCGAACTCGGCTACATCTTCGCCACCGCACAGCGCCCCTGA